The genomic DNA AATATCGTCAAATAATAAGCCGCTGAGATGATCAGGTACAAGATTTTCTAATTCTTTGCCTGGTCGTTTGAGTAAAACGGTTTTTAATCTGCCAATTTCACTATTCACTTGGATTGGTCCTTTTTCCATTGTTATTCCTCCTTTGCTTGATTACATCCAAAGTATAAAACGCTTTCAGTTATCCAGTTGTGAATGTTTTCTCAATATAAATGTCTAAAACCTCATACAAATGATTTATTCAATACACAATAATGATAACTTATGCATACTTTACCCTTTTAACATGCGTATTTATGAATAATAAGTTAATATTAAATTAAGAGATATGTATAATATTATTCTTTATTCAAAAATGTGTATGTATAATCATCAATCTTTTGAAAAGAGATGTTTATTGATTTTTTGTAAGAAGATGAAGCCACTTAAATGTTTGACAGCGAGTGAGGGTTCATGTGAGATGTCAGAAACTTCACATTTACTAATGAGATGTTTTGTTATGGTAGAGATACACAGTTATTTGTCAGCGGGATTATGAGGCAAAGGAGTTTAAATGCATGAAAAAAAGAAAAAGATTAGACTTAGTATCTATGATTGTAAAAGAGCATAACATTCATTCAAAAGCAGAAATTGTGGATTATATAGAACAACATTTTGGGATAAGGTATAGTGTAGCGACAATTAGTAGAGATTTAAATGAATTGAAGATTTATAAAATGCCATCCGCGCATCAAGAGCGATGTTATCAAAAGTATAATGAAAATGCGCAAAAAGATGCCAAAGCGAAATTGATTAACTTTTATAAAGATGAGATTGCCTCTGTCGTGATTAAAGACACGTACTTAATTATTAAAACAGCACCGGGTTTTGCGCAGAGCATTAATTACTATATTGATCAAATGGAGTTAAATGAGGTGCTTGGAACAGTTGGGGGTAATGATACGATTTTAGTTCTTACGGCGTCAGCTGAGCTTTCAAAATTTGTCCATTATAAGCTTTTTAATCAAACTTACCAAGATGCGAATTTAACGCCTTAATCCGTCGATATGACGAGAAACGAATCGCGCCACGGCAGTCACGTGCCCCATGATTATTCAATGAAATGGGGCACACATAGCGATGTAGAGGCTGTTTGGATTTTTTAATTCAGACGTTTCATGTGCGTTGCTCTCATGCCACATATCAAGTTGACGATATCATTTTTAACAGTCGTGAGTGTCTGTTCAGCATGCGCGTCTCTAGACCAATTGAAGACGACACTTAAAACGCCGCCGGTGAGAAAATGATTGTAAATCGTTGGGCTCACATCGAAACGCCCACCTGTTTGTATGTCGTATTGAGTCTGCTTGTTAATGGCTTGATAAATTTGTTCATAAATAATACGTGACGTCTCATCATACAAATGATGCGTCACTACACTGTTGACGATCGCTTTATTATCATTAATAAAGGTTAATAAGTCATGGATATAACGCTCAAGGAAAGGCTTCGGGTCTTCAAAACGAATATCGGATAAATGAATTTGTCTAAAACGATTCAAGACGTTTTCAATCGCATGATTCAATAGATGATACTTATCCTTGTAATGTCGATAAAATGTTGAACGACGGATAAGTGCGTAGTCACACAAGTCTTGTATTGTAATGTGTTCAAATTCTTTTACTTTTAACAGTTCCGTAAATGCATTCATAAGTGCGTTTTGCGTTTTAATTACGCGTAAATCCTGTTTATTCATCTTTTAACACCTCAGATATCGAACAATTTCTTGATTTTGTCATTTAAGTTACAAATAGTGAATATTGGCGCCTAATTGGATGTGGTCTGTTGATATAATAATATTGAAGGAAATTTTAAAATGAAGGAAGTCATTTATTTTCCTGTTTGTCTTTTATTATACTGATTTTTAATCCAAAAAAGGAAGTGTTTACTATGTATTATAGTAAAGGTAATTATGAAGCATTTGCACGCCCAAGAAAACCTGAAAATGTAGAAAACAAATCTGCATATTTAGTTGGATCTGGCTTAGCCGCTCTAGCAGCAGCTTGTTTTCTCATTAGAGATGGACAGATGAAAGGCTCACAAGTTCATATTTTAGAAGAGTTACCTAAGCCTGGCGGCAGTCTTGATGGTGACGAACTTCCTAATAAAGGCTACGTCGTACGCGGTGGTAGAGAGATGGAAAATCACTTCGAGTGTTTGTGGGATTTATTCCGTTCAGTTCCTTCCTTAGAAGTTGAAAATGCTTCAGTTTTAGATGAATTTTATTGGTTGAATAAAGAAGATCCAAACTATTCACGCTGCCGCATGATTGAAAATAGAGGACACCGTGTTGATACAGACGGCGATTTTACACTCACACAAAAAGCAATTAAAGAAATTGTCGATTTATGCTTAATGAATGAAGAAGATTTAAATGATATCAAAATTACAGATGTTTTTTCTGAAGATTTCTTAAAATCTAATTTCTGGGTTTATTGGAAAACAATGTTCGCATTTGAACCTTGGCATTCTGCTATGGAAATGCGTCGCTATTTAATGCGCTTTGTTCATCACATTGGCGGACTTGCAGACTTTAGCGCGCTTAAATTTACAAAATACAATCAATACGAATCACTCGTATTACCAATGGTTGAATATTTGAAATCACATGATGTTCAATTTGAATATAATATCAAAGTAGAAGATATTAAAGTAGACGTTACGACTTCTCAAAAATTAGCACGAGAAATTCTTATTAAACGAGATGGCAAAGATGATGTCATTCCATTAACGCCTAATGACTTAGTGTTTGTAACGAACGGTAGTATTACAGAAAGCTCAACTTATGGTGATAATGACACACCTGCACCTATTACAGATGATATTGGTGGTAGCTGGTTATTATGGAATAACTTGGCAAAACAAAGTCCAGAATTTGGTAATCCAGAAAAATTCTATAAAGATTTACCAAAAAGAAGTTGGTTCATTTCTGCGACTGCGACAACAAACAATAAAAAAATCATCGGTGCCATTGAAAGACTCTGTAAACGTGACCCGCTTTCTCATAAAACAGTAACGGGTGGGATTATTACGGTTAATGACTCATCATGGCAAATGAGCTTTACGGTCAACCGTCAACAACAATTTAAAAGCCAACCTGATGATCAAGTAAGTACTTGGATTTATGCTTTATACTCTGATGTTGATGGCGATTATATTAAAAAACCAATTACAGAATGTAGTGGTAGTGAAATTTGTCAAGAATGGCTCTACCACATGGGTGTTCCTACTGAAGAAATTGAATACTTGGCAACTGAAGAAGCCAATACCATACCTGCGTATCTGCCTTATATTACATCTTACTTTATGCCAAGAGCAGTAGGTGACAGACCATTAGTTGTGCCACATCAATCACGTAACCTTGCTTTTATCGGTAACTTTGCAGAAACTGAAAGAGATACTGTGTTTACAACAGAATATTCAGTTAGAACTGCAATGGAAGCTGTATACCAATTATTAGATATTGATAGAGGGGTACCAGAAGTTATTGCTTCTGAATTTGATTTACGTGTGTTAATGGATGCAGCATACGAATTAAATGATCGTAAAAGCCTACAAGAAATCACAGAAAATAGTAAAATTCAAAAAGTTGCTTTGAGTGGTTTCTTAAGAAAAATTAAAGGCACTTATGTTGAAACATTGCTTAAAGATCATCACTTACTATAAAAGTGTGGCAGTGATTTCAAAAGTAAATCATATTTAAGAATACAAGAGCTTATTCATTGATTACATCATGAGTAAGCTCTTTTTATGCTTTTAAAAGTATTTGATTAGAAAAGGGATGGATGATAAGCACAAGTCTTAATTGTTAATGTTGTTAATCAAATAATTTAATAATATATTTGAAAATATAATTATTAACAGTTATATTTATTAAAGTAATACACAGGATAGTGTAAAAGGAGAGAGTCAGTAATGAAGAAAATTTTTTATTTTTTAATGATGGCTTTAGTGCTTGTCGTATTCACCGCTTGTCAGAAAGGAGAGCATCACGAAAAGCAAGTCAAAATCGTTGAGTACTTTGATTATAAATGTCCTTATTGCAAAGTGTTCGATCAGAAAATAATGAAAGAAATAGAGAAAAAGTATGGAACAGATCGAATTCAATATCAACTGATAGATGTGGCATTTTTAGGTGACGATGCGATTGAGGGATCAAGAGCGGCACAAGCTGTAAAAATCGTAGCGCCACAACAATTTATGACATTTCATCATCATTTAATTGAGCAACAACCGAATCACGAAGGGAAATGGTTAACGCACGATAAAATCGATGAGCAAATCGATCGTTTATCCATTAGTAAAGAACAAAAAGATAAAATTAAAAAGGAATATAAAACTGAAAATAGTGAGGCATGGAAACGTGCAGAAAAAGATATTATTAGAGCAAATAACGATAAAGTCAAATTGGTACCTACTTTAAAAATTAATGGTGAAGAAGTGAGTGATCCGTTAAATAAAGTTGAGGTATTTCAAAAAATTGATGATGCATTAAAAGCATAATACCATTTTAAATATTCGTGAGCGCTAGGATAATATATACATGTCCTAGCGTCATTTTCATTTTTAATATAAGCAGGAGGCGAGGATGATTCCTAACCTTCTGCTTTATTCTTTTTATAATGACCGCACAAGCTTGATTGAAGTGTGTCTTTCAACCAGTTATATGAAGTTGAGTCTTCCCGTTTAAAATACGTCTATTTTACAATTTTGTTTATTAAATTTTCTGAAATAAAGTGTACTTATCATTTTAATTTACTATTTATATATAACTATCCATATAGAAATTTATAATATTCATACGCTATTAATACTATTAATTAAAACTGAAAAAAATTTTAAGATTTTGTTTATAAAAAGATAAAAATATTATATTCTTTAAATAGCAGTAAAATAATTGAGAAGGAAGTTGAGTACAATGAATAAATTTCTTTTAAGGACGGCAACAGTTGTTTCTTTGTCTTTTATGGCATTCACGCAAGATTCTTATGCATCAAGTCACACTGATTACAAAATCATAGGTGAGGACAGTCGTGTAAAAGTAAATAATACAACATTGAATCCTTATCAATCGATTGCTTTTATTGAATCTAAATTTAATAACGTTTATGAAGACTGTAGCGGTACAGTCATTGCGCCTAATAAAGTGATTACGGCTGCGCACTGTGTTTATAACCCTCAATATGGTGGATTAACAGAGCAGTCAAAAATTACGCCTGGTTTAAACGGCAAAATTGCACCGTTTGGTCAATTTGAATCTAATGATATTAAAGTGCCACAACAATATAAGGATCATCAAGAAGATCAATACGACATTGCTATTATTGATGTCAAACCTAGAAATGGTGTTTCAATCGGAAATGTCGTTAAGCCAATTCAAATGGAAGCCTCCGATAATAGTAAGAATAAAGAAGTAGAAATTACAGGATATCCGTCAGATAAGTTTGAGCAATTACGTGTTCAAACGCAATGGTCATCTTCATCATTAGTTGATTTTCAAGATGGAAATAAAGCTTATTACACAGCAGACACCATTTCTGGAGAATCTGGGGCACCTGTCTTTAATAAACAGACAAAGAACATCATTGGTGTACATACAGGTGCTGTAGAAACAAGTGCAGGTTTATATAACAGAGGCACAACATTTACAAAAAACATTTTAAAATGGGTGCAACAAAACTTGTAGTAGAAGCGGGATTCGATTAGATTCGG from Staphylococcus schleiferi includes the following:
- a CDS encoding trypsin-like serine peptidase — translated: MNKFLLRTATVVSLSFMAFTQDSYASSHTDYKIIGEDSRVKVNNTTLNPYQSIAFIESKFNNVYEDCSGTVIAPNKVITAAHCVYNPQYGGLTEQSKITPGLNGKIAPFGQFESNDIKVPQQYKDHQEDQYDIAIIDVKPRNGVSIGNVVKPIQMEASDNSKNKEVEITGYPSDKFEQLRVQTQWSSSSLVDFQDGNKAYYTADTISGESGAPVFNKQTKNIIGVHTGAVETSAGLYNRGTTFTKNILKWVQQNL
- a CDS encoding arginine repressor, translating into MKKRKRLDLVSMIVKEHNIHSKAEIVDYIEQHFGIRYSVATISRDLNELKIYKMPSAHQERCYQKYNENAQKDAKAKLINFYKDEIASVVIKDTYLIIKTAPGFAQSINYYIDQMELNEVLGTVGGNDTILVLTASAELSKFVHYKLFNQTYQDANLTP
- a CDS encoding oleate hydratase, translating into MYYSKGNYEAFARPRKPENVENKSAYLVGSGLAALAAACFLIRDGQMKGSQVHILEELPKPGGSLDGDELPNKGYVVRGGREMENHFECLWDLFRSVPSLEVENASVLDEFYWLNKEDPNYSRCRMIENRGHRVDTDGDFTLTQKAIKEIVDLCLMNEEDLNDIKITDVFSEDFLKSNFWVYWKTMFAFEPWHSAMEMRRYLMRFVHHIGGLADFSALKFTKYNQYESLVLPMVEYLKSHDVQFEYNIKVEDIKVDVTTSQKLAREILIKRDGKDDVIPLTPNDLVFVTNGSITESSTYGDNDTPAPITDDIGGSWLLWNNLAKQSPEFGNPEKFYKDLPKRSWFISATATTNNKKIIGAIERLCKRDPLSHKTVTGGIITVNDSSWQMSFTVNRQQQFKSQPDDQVSTWIYALYSDVDGDYIKKPITECSGSEICQEWLYHMGVPTEEIEYLATEEANTIPAYLPYITSYFMPRAVGDRPLVVPHQSRNLAFIGNFAETERDTVFTTEYSVRTAMEAVYQLLDIDRGVPEVIASEFDLRVLMDAAYELNDRKSLQEITENSKIQKVALSGFLRKIKGTYVETLLKDHHLL
- a CDS encoding DsbA family protein yields the protein MKKIFYFLMMALVLVVFTACQKGEHHEKQVKIVEYFDYKCPYCKVFDQKIMKEIEKKYGTDRIQYQLIDVAFLGDDAIEGSRAAQAVKIVAPQQFMTFHHHLIEQQPNHEGKWLTHDKIDEQIDRLSISKEQKDKIKKEYKTENSEAWKRAEKDIIRANNDKVKLVPTLKINGEEVSDPLNKVEVFQKIDDALKA
- a CDS encoding TetR/AcrR family transcriptional regulator, whose product is MNKQDLRVIKTQNALMNAFTELLKVKEFEHITIQDLCDYALIRRSTFYRHYKDKYHLLNHAIENVLNRFRQIHLSDIRFEDPKPFLERYIHDLLTFINDNKAIVNSVVTHHLYDETSRIIYEQIYQAINKQTQYDIQTGGRFDVSPTIYNHFLTGGVLSVVFNWSRDAHAEQTLTTVKNDIVNLICGMRATHMKRLN